In Prosthecochloris sp. GSB1, the following proteins share a genomic window:
- a CDS encoding cell wall hydrolase, which translates to MNFMSRVQERTKAIPVKKAKALGGAVALAGLFSMGMAVKSHTSHHDRQKTAFQYKDYTKAFKSREMEWLARNIYHEARGESWDGMLAVGLVTLNRVNSPDYPESIEGVVKDYKQFSWYWDGLPDKIRDRKAWRMAKAAAAEVMLNPDLPLAKELAGVLFYHADYVAPEWAGAKTEVATIGAHVFYM; encoded by the coding sequence ATGAATTTTATGAGCAGGGTACAAGAACGGACAAAAGCAATTCCGGTCAAGAAGGCAAAGGCTCTTGGCGGGGCTGTCGCCCTTGCGGGCCTGTTTTCAATGGGCATGGCGGTGAAGAGCCATACATCCCACCATGACAGGCAGAAGACGGCGTTTCAGTACAAGGATTACACCAAGGCCTTCAAAAGCCGGGAGATGGAATGGCTCGCCCGAAACATTTACCACGAGGCGAGAGGAGAGTCCTGGGACGGCATGCTTGCCGTCGGATTGGTGACGCTTAATCGCGTCAACTCTCCCGATTATCCCGAATCGATCGAAGGCGTGGTCAAGGACTACAAGCAGTTCAGTTGGTACTGGGACGGTCTGCCGGATAAAATCAGGGACAGGAAGGCATGGCGGATGGCCAAGGCTGCGGCCGCCGAGGTCATGTTGAATCCCGATCTTCCTCTCGCCAAGGAGCTTGCAGGCGTGCTTTTTTATCATGCCGATTACGTTGCTCCTGAATGGGCCGGCGCCAAAACCGAAGTTGCCACCATCGGCGCTCATGTTTTCTACATGTAG
- a CDS encoding VOC family protein, whose amino-acid sequence MNILSVSAAFTTDNVTETRDFYVRHFGARVTFDCGWYVNLEFGDPCATLQFMSPRQPEHRLSSGEGLIYNFAVDNVDREHERLKLEGLEVVVPLEDHPWGDRGFAVLDPNGISLYLYSEREPDGEFRQYYR is encoded by the coding sequence ATGAACATTCTGTCGGTGTCGGCGGCTTTCACTACTGACAACGTAACGGAAACGCGTGATTTCTACGTTCGTCATTTCGGCGCGAGGGTCACCTTCGACTGCGGGTGGTATGTGAATCTCGAGTTCGGCGATCCTTGCGCGACCCTCCAGTTCATGTCGCCCCGGCAGCCGGAGCATAGGTTGAGCAGCGGGGAAGGCCTTATCTACAACTTCGCAGTCGATAATGTCGACCGGGAGCACGAACGGTTGAAACTGGAAGGGCTTGAAGTGGTCGTTCCGCTCGAGGACCATCCCTGGGGCGACAGGGGTTTCGCTGTTCTTGATCCCAACGGCATTTCTCTTTACCTCTACTCGGAACGCGAGCCGGACGGGGAGTTCAGGCAGTACTACAGATAA
- a CDS encoding L-2-amino-thiazoline-4-carboxylic acid hydrolase, whose translation MRDRNIEVIENARKTFSRFKELSKEQGPEMAWENMLEGYPDRQKKRMGPLLASPTLAEGFRLAVPAFASIGMEMEVIDISNRGLDAVLEIQKYCPYLGVCGEYGYETPCRVVCEMDIEASRRAFPEMKGEILCRQAFGSPVCIFKYERPAKRE comes from the coding sequence ATGCGAGACAGGAACATCGAAGTGATCGAAAACGCAAGGAAGACATTCTCGCGGTTCAAGGAGCTCAGCAAAGAGCAGGGACCTGAAATGGCCTGGGAAAACATGCTGGAAGGTTACCCTGACCGGCAAAAAAAGCGCATGGGTCCGCTCCTCGCGAGTCCGACCCTTGCCGAAGGCTTCAGGCTCGCTGTCCCTGCATTCGCATCGATCGGCATGGAGATGGAAGTCATCGACATATCGAACAGGGGCTTGGACGCCGTGCTCGAAATTCAGAAATACTGCCCCTATCTCGGCGTATGCGGGGAATACGGATACGAGACTCCCTGCCGCGTGGTCTGCGAGATGGATATCGAAGCGTCCCGAAGAGCATTTCCCGAAATGAAAGGCGAAATTCTCTGCCGCCAGGCGTTCGGATCTCCCGTCTGCATCTTCAAGTACGAACGCCCGGCGAAACGAGAATAG
- a CDS encoding META domain-containing protein has translation MKRYRRNPLFFLLLIFMVSAATAIFACSPRNPGNDRVDEEVTADEAAGKSASPLVDTQWRLVEFQSMDDAQGTLRPDDPTLYVMRLKEDGTVDMRLNCNQAGGTWTSEPAEDPSSGSFGFGPLVATQVECPPPSMDQQVLKQAPYISSYLLKDGMLYLSLMADGGIYAWEPHVEQPLLVDPDPAIEQAVRHAAPDYRRDIVRQEMARYLYGRVDLDGDGKEEVLVYLLGSFFCGSGGCTMMLFTEDENGHRLVNNFPITRTPVIVSPNRTEGWNDLWRVEYGGGASPGYVRHAFDGTKYVERERTTMERVPEGKLFMSGDFTFETGTPLEPRE, from the coding sequence ATGAAACGGTATCGGCGCAATCCCCTTTTTTTTCTCTTGCTAATCTTCATGGTTTCCGCTGCAACCGCGATTTTTGCATGCAGCCCGCGGAATCCCGGAAACGACAGGGTCGACGAGGAAGTGACGGCCGACGAAGCCGCCGGGAAGAGTGCCAGTCCGCTTGTCGACACGCAATGGCGCCTGGTGGAGTTCCAGTCGATGGACGACGCACAGGGTACCCTGCGTCCCGACGACCCGACGCTGTACGTTATGCGGCTGAAGGAAGACGGTACGGTGGATATGCGACTGAACTGCAACCAGGCTGGCGGCACATGGACTTCCGAACCGGCTGAAGATCCTTCGAGCGGATCGTTCGGGTTCGGTCCCCTTGTCGCGACCCAGGTCGAATGTCCGCCTCCGAGCATGGACCAGCAGGTGTTGAAGCAGGCGCCCTATATCAGCTCCTATCTCCTCAAGGACGGAATGCTTTACCTGAGCCTCATGGCCGACGGCGGCATTTACGCCTGGGAACCCCATGTCGAACAGCCGCTTCTCGTCGACCCCGATCCTGCGATCGAGCAGGCGGTTCGCCATGCGGCGCCCGACTACCGGCGAGATATCGTTCGCCAGGAAATGGCCCGCTACCTTTATGGGCGGGTTGACCTCGACGGCGACGGCAAGGAAGAGGTACTGGTCTATCTGCTGGGTTCTTTCTTCTGCGGGAGCGGCGGTTGTACCATGATGCTCTTTACCGAGGACGAAAATGGCCACAGGCTGGTCAACAACTTTCCGATCACCCGCACCCCGGTGATCGTTTCGCCGAACAGGACTGAGGGGTGGAACGATCTCTGGAGAGTCGAATACGGCGGCGGTGCCAGCCCGGGCTATGTCCGCCACGCGTTCGACGGCACGAAATATGTCGAGCGGGAACGGACGACGATGGAACGTGTTCCAGAGGGGAAACTCTTCATGTCTGGTGATTTCACGTTCGAGACGGGCACTCCTCTTGAGCCGCGCGAATGA
- a CDS encoding GNAT family N-acetyltransferase produces the protein MKILVRDETADDIHAITDITVEAFKTLEISSHTEQFIIDGLRAAGALRLSLVAEVDGLAVGHIAFSTVTFSDGSPDWYCLGPVSVLPERQRQGVGKALIREGLARLKALGAKGCCLVGHPEYYRQFGFENVEGLSLEGVPPEAFFALSFCGGFPKGSVAFHEAFRADGR, from the coding sequence ATGAAAATCCTAGTCAGAGACGAAACAGCGGACGATATCCATGCGATAACCGACATCACGGTCGAAGCTTTCAAAACACTTGAAATCAGTTCCCATACGGAGCAGTTTATCATCGATGGGCTGCGCGCCGCCGGTGCGCTGAGGCTTTCTCTCGTGGCCGAAGTCGACGGGTTAGCGGTCGGCCATATCGCGTTTTCGACCGTGACTTTTTCGGACGGCAGTCCGGACTGGTATTGCCTCGGGCCTGTTTCGGTCCTCCCTGAACGGCAACGGCAGGGTGTAGGCAAAGCTCTCATCCGGGAAGGCCTTGCGAGGCTCAAGGCGCTCGGCGCCAAAGGATGCTGCCTCGTGGGGCATCCCGAGTATTACCGGCAGTTCGGCTTTGAGAATGTCGAGGGCTTAAGCCTCGAAGGCGTTCCGCCCGAGGCTTTTTTCGCGCTTTCGTTCTGCGGCGGCTTTCCAAAGGGCTCCGTAGCCTTCCACGAGGCGTTCAGGGCTGACGGACGCTAA
- the serC gene encoding 3-phosphoserine/phosphohydroxythreonine transaminase: MTQYPSNFYAGPGKLPESVLLRIRDELTDYRGTGFSVMEISHRAQPVLDLIERTEEKLRALMGLPADDAVLFLQGGGSLQFLMVPMNLSAASDPVDYVDTGYWAAKAVDAARSLDRDVHVAGRNHCAIPSRLDIRPDARYLHLCTNNTVAGTQWREFPLSPVPLVADMSSDILSRSIDHGRFALIYAHAQKTIGVAGVTVVILSRKTLETIRPGLPPFFDYRTHVEARSNYHTPPVFAIYVVECMLDWIAGEIGGLPALETLNNHKAALLYETLDASRLFHCPVPSGSRSKMNVVFETVDPKIEPFFRREASAAGLLGLEGHRSRGGFRASIYNPVTLSDVEQLNGFIADFEKRYG; encoded by the coding sequence GTGACGCAATACCCGTCCAATTTCTACGCCGGCCCCGGGAAATTGCCCGAATCGGTATTGCTGCGTATCCGGGATGAACTGACCGATTACCGGGGAACCGGTTTTTCGGTGATGGAGATCAGCCACCGCGCGCAACCGGTTCTCGATCTTATCGAACGGACCGAAGAGAAGCTTCGCGCGCTGATGGGTCTGCCTGCCGACGACGCGGTGCTGTTCCTGCAGGGAGGGGGCTCCCTGCAATTTCTGATGGTTCCGATGAACCTTTCTGCCGCTTCGGACCCCGTTGATTACGTCGATACCGGATACTGGGCCGCGAAAGCCGTCGACGCCGCCCGTTCGCTGGATCGGGATGTGCACGTGGCGGGGAGGAACCACTGCGCGATTCCCTCACGCCTGGATATCAGGCCTGATGCCCGCTACCTGCATCTGTGCACCAACAACACCGTGGCGGGAACGCAGTGGCGGGAGTTCCCCCTGTCGCCGGTCCCCCTTGTAGCCGACATGAGTTCCGACATCCTGAGCCGCTCCATCGACCACGGCCGTTTCGCCCTGATCTACGCCCATGCGCAGAAAACCATCGGGGTGGCCGGCGTCACGGTGGTGATCCTGTCACGTAAAACCCTTGAAACGATTCGTCCGGGCCTGCCGCCGTTTTTCGATTACCGCACCCATGTCGAGGCGCGCTCGAACTACCACACGCCGCCCGTCTTCGCCATCTACGTCGTCGAATGCATGCTCGACTGGATCGCAGGAGAAATCGGCGGATTGCCGGCGTTGGAAACGCTCAATAACCACAAGGCCGCATTGCTCTATGAAACACTGGACGCTTCACGCCTCTTCCACTGCCCCGTGCCTTCTGGCTCCCGATCGAAAATGAACGTGGTGTTCGAAACCGTCGACCCGAAAATCGAACCGTTTTTTCGCAGGGAGGCCTCGGCCGCCGGGCTGCTCGGTCTGGAAGGCCATCGCTCCAGGGGAGGGTTTCGCGCGAGCATCTACAATCCGGTAACACTTTCCGATGTGGAGCAACTCAACGGATTCATCGCAGACTTCGAAAAGCGGTATGGCTGA
- a CDS encoding HAD family hydrolase, which yields MKYYTLIVFDFDGTLADSEASIMESLELVARDLGLSGVDRSGARRSIGLPLRLTMETALGLGPGEAPEAVELYRKHYNEVAFDSTRLFPGVSETLDILRDDFLLAVASGKSSKGLVAMMRHLGIFDRFSFVAGAQDVSRPKPSPDMVLLALETFGVAARECLVVGDTVHDIEMGRRASADTCAVTYGNNSADELRRLDPTFTIDAFDEVLSCATKRV from the coding sequence ATGAAGTATTATACGCTGATTGTTTTTGATTTCGACGGGACGCTGGCCGACAGCGAGGCGAGCATTATGGAGTCCCTGGAGCTCGTGGCGCGCGACCTGGGTCTTTCAGGGGTCGATCGTTCAGGCGCCCGGCGGAGTATTGGCCTGCCGCTGCGGCTGACGATGGAAACGGCGCTTGGTCTCGGGCCCGGAGAAGCTCCTGAAGCGGTCGAGCTGTACAGAAAGCACTACAACGAGGTCGCATTCGACTCGACCCGCCTGTTTCCGGGGGTGTCGGAGACGCTGGATATCTTGCGTGATGACTTCCTGCTCGCGGTCGCTTCCGGCAAGAGTTCGAAGGGGCTCGTGGCCATGATGCGCCATCTCGGCATTTTCGACCGGTTTTCGTTCGTCGCCGGGGCGCAGGACGTGAGCCGGCCGAAACCCTCTCCCGACATGGTGCTCCTCGCACTGGAGACATTCGGCGTCGCGGCGCGGGAGTGCCTGGTCGTGGGAGACACCGTGCACGACATCGAGATGGGCAGGCGGGCGAGTGCCGACACCTGCGCGGTGACCTACGGGAACAATTCGGCGGATGAATTGCGCCGCCTCGATCCCACGTTCACCATAGATGCGTTCGACGAGGTGCTGTCTTGTGCGACAAAGCGAGTCTGA
- a CDS encoding DUF1648 domain-containing protein, translating to MPEKNRSSMAVWLLSLLIALMAAHALYYYSILPDRMPTHFGFSGEPDAWGSKTVFFLWYFIATVVLAVSHTVAHHVFSRGHTSWLNIPNKKYWLAPERMHETLDYLRRGLLLFGSGTLLFLLDIVHQSFQVALGHAAALSHVWTSAFVYIAFSVAWTAAIYRRFGRTG from the coding sequence ATGCCGGAAAAGAACCGATCCTCAATGGCCGTATGGCTGCTATCCCTGCTGATCGCCCTTATGGCGGCCCATGCGCTTTACTACTATTCGATCCTGCCTGACCGGATGCCCACCCATTTCGGTTTCTCTGGTGAACCGGATGCCTGGGGATCGAAAACAGTCTTTTTCCTCTGGTATTTCATCGCAACCGTCGTGCTTGCAGTCAGCCATACCGTAGCGCACCACGTCTTTTCAAGGGGACATACTTCCTGGCTGAACATTCCCAACAAGAAGTACTGGCTGGCGCCCGAACGCATGCATGAAACACTGGACTACCTCAGGCGGGGACTCCTGCTCTTCGGCTCCGGCACGCTGCTGTTCCTGCTCGACATCGTCCATCAGTCTTTCCAGGTCGCGCTCGGGCATGCCGCGGCGCTTAGCCACGTATGGACAAGCGCCTTCGTCTATATCGCCTTCAGCGTAGCCTGGACAGCAGCCATTTACCGCCGGTTCGGCAGGACCGGATAA
- a CDS encoding 3'-5' exonuclease, which yields MRRTLADSVVVLDFETTGLSPQYGDRAIEIGAVLLEGGRIVERFQRLMHPGFRISRFIENYTGITNEMLKGQPRCEEVMVEFAEFLEGHNIVAHNASFDRRFLDAELKRVKRTYEGACCCSLLVSRRIYQDAPNHRLQTLVSHAGVSQAGRFHRALADAEMTARVWLSMIERIRRQYGVSTLFFDQLSELSKVDRLYVHRYLTSLADGR from the coding sequence ATGCGGCGCACGCTTGCGGACAGTGTGGTGGTTCTGGATTTCGAGACGACGGGCCTGTCGCCGCAGTATGGCGACCGGGCCATCGAGATCGGCGCGGTGCTGCTGGAGGGTGGCAGGATCGTCGAACGGTTTCAGCGGCTGATGCATCCCGGTTTCCGGATCAGTCGGTTCATCGAAAACTATACCGGGATTACCAACGAGATGCTGAAAGGCCAGCCTCGCTGCGAAGAGGTGATGGTCGAGTTCGCTGAGTTTCTCGAAGGTCATAACATTGTCGCGCACAACGCATCGTTCGACAGGCGGTTTCTGGATGCCGAACTGAAACGTGTGAAACGGACCTATGAAGGAGCCTGCTGCTGTTCCCTGCTCGTGTCGAGGCGGATTTACCAGGACGCGCCGAACCACAGGCTGCAGACTCTGGTGTCGCATGCCGGGGTTTCGCAGGCCGGACGGTTCCATCGCGCGCTGGCGGACGCAGAAATGACCGCGAGGGTGTGGTTGTCGATGATCGAAAGAATCCGCCGGCAGTACGGTGTATCGACGTTGTTCTTCGACCAGTTGAGCGAACTGTCGAAAGTCGACAGGCTTTACGTGCATCGCTATCTTACCTCCCTCGCCGACGGACGTTGA
- a CDS encoding ChaN family lipoprotein — MHNLIVLLLLSCLGVPAYGKDKPAYEIFNAKGRKSSYRTLYKKSQKSDIVLFGELHDNPVAHWLQFELAGDLHKSARVILGAEMFEADDQPTLDDYLSGSIDAASLDSLASLWPNYSTDYAPIVDLARKNRLPFIATNIPRRFARMVFKEGGFGVLERLSDEEKAWIAPLPIRFDPELPRYRKILSMEGDHGTPELVRAQAVKDATMAHFILLNHLPGHTFLHLNGAYHSDFFEGIVFYLRERNDSLRILTVSTVEQENIRRLEDENRGRADFIICVDENMTKTH, encoded by the coding sequence ATCCACAACCTTATCGTTCTGCTTCTTCTCTCGTGTCTGGGCGTTCCTGCATACGGAAAGGACAAACCGGCATATGAAATCTTCAATGCAAAAGGCAGGAAGTCGAGCTATCGCACGCTGTACAAAAAGTCGCAGAAAAGCGATATCGTCCTGTTCGGAGAATTGCACGACAACCCCGTCGCCCACTGGCTGCAGTTTGAGCTGGCCGGAGACCTGCACAAAAGCGCCCGCGTCATTCTCGGCGCCGAGATGTTCGAGGCCGACGATCAGCCGACGCTCGACGATTACCTTTCCGGTTCTATCGATGCCGCGAGCCTCGACTCGCTCGCCAGCTTGTGGCCCAACTACAGCACAGACTACGCCCCGATCGTTGATTTGGCAAGGAAAAACCGACTCCCGTTCATCGCGACGAACATCCCCCGGCGTTTCGCCCGAATGGTTTTCAAGGAGGGCGGCTTCGGCGTTCTGGAAAGGCTCAGCGACGAGGAAAAGGCCTGGATCGCGCCTCTCCCCATCAGATTCGATCCCGAATTGCCGCGGTACAGAAAAATCCTCTCGATGGAGGGAGACCACGGCACTCCCGAACTGGTCAGAGCGCAAGCGGTCAAGGACGCCACCATGGCGCATTTCATCCTGCTGAACCATCTGCCAGGCCATACATTCCTGCACCTCAACGGCGCTTACCATTCGGATTTTTTCGAAGGCATCGTCTTCTATCTGCGCGAGCGAAACGATTCACTGCGCATCCTGACCGTCTCGACCGTCGAGCAGGAGAACATCCGACGACTGGAAGATGAAAACCGTGGACGAGCTGATTTCATTATCTGCGTGGACGAAAACATGACGAAAACGCACTGA
- a CDS encoding FAD-dependent oxidoreductase, whose amino-acid sequence MTQKNVDILVIGGSAAGIVAATTAKAFHPEKEVLIVRREQQAVVPCGIPYIYGTLECIDQNIIPAGHITDAGVELMIDEVESIDREAKTATTVSGGVISWDKLVIATGSLPKVPDWLPGTDLGNVFTIPKDAGYLEELRHALEKSKKVVIIGGGFIGVEIADELSKKGFDITLVELLPHVLQMAFDEELSVRAEEILGSAGVKLRLGCRVERIEGAGPVSSVRLAGGEELEADLVILSTGYLPNTSLAAEAGIRLNELGAIRVDEYMRTENKDVFAVGDCAEKFTFFTRIVKGLMLASTACSEARIAGMNLYKLSRLRTFGGTMSIFSTAIGGTTFAAAGVTEQVAIERGFDIVSASAQGIDKHPKTLPGVHGQWVKLIVNRESGLVLGGSVIGGASAGELINVIGVIIENKMTIHEVLTLQFGTHPLLTGPPTGYPLLKAAENVAKKLR is encoded by the coding sequence ATGACACAGAAGAATGTTGATATACTCGTCATCGGCGGCAGCGCCGCCGGGATCGTGGCTGCGACGACAGCCAAGGCGTTTCATCCCGAAAAAGAGGTGCTGATCGTACGCCGGGAGCAGCAGGCCGTGGTGCCCTGCGGGATTCCCTATATCTACGGTACGCTCGAATGCATCGACCAGAATATCATTCCTGCCGGGCACATAACCGATGCAGGCGTGGAACTGATGATCGACGAGGTGGAGTCCATCGACCGCGAAGCGAAAACGGCGACGACGGTCTCGGGCGGGGTGATCTCCTGGGACAAGCTGGTGATCGCGACCGGATCGCTACCTAAGGTGCCCGACTGGCTCCCTGGAACGGATCTCGGCAATGTCTTCACCATTCCCAAAGATGCAGGCTATCTTGAAGAGCTGCGGCACGCGCTCGAGAAGAGCAAAAAGGTCGTTATCATCGGCGGCGGCTTCATCGGCGTCGAGATTGCCGACGAGTTGAGCAAGAAAGGGTTCGATATCACGCTGGTCGAGCTGCTGCCGCACGTTCTGCAGATGGCCTTCGACGAGGAACTGTCGGTTCGAGCCGAAGAGATCCTGGGGTCGGCCGGCGTGAAGCTCCGTCTCGGCTGCCGTGTCGAGCGGATAGAAGGGGCGGGGCCGGTGTCCTCGGTCCGTCTCGCAGGCGGCGAGGAACTGGAAGCCGACCTGGTGATTCTTTCGACCGGCTACCTGCCCAACACCTCACTTGCCGCGGAAGCGGGAATCAGGCTCAACGAGTTGGGCGCGATCCGCGTTGACGAGTACATGCGTACCGAGAACAAGGACGTCTTTGCAGTCGGCGACTGCGCGGAGAAGTTCACTTTCTTCACGCGCATCGTCAAAGGCCTGATGCTGGCTTCCACTGCGTGTTCAGAGGCTCGCATCGCCGGCATGAACCTCTACAAGCTTTCCCGCCTGAGGACGTTCGGTGGAACCATGTCGATTTTTTCCACGGCGATCGGTGGAACCACCTTCGCCGCCGCCGGCGTGACGGAGCAAGTGGCGATCGAGCGGGGGTTCGACATCGTCAGCGCTTCGGCGCAGGGAATCGACAAGCACCCGAAAACGCTTCCGGGCGTGCACGGCCAGTGGGTGAAGCTGATCGTCAACCGTGAATCCGGTCTGGTGCTGGGAGGATCGGTGATCGGCGGCGCGAGCGCTGGAGAGCTGATCAACGTGATCGGGGTGATCATCGAGAACAAGATGACGATTCATGAGGTCCTGACCTTGCAGTTTGGAACCCACCCGCTGCTGACCGGTCCTCCGACAGGCTACCCGCTGCTGAAAGCAGCCGAAAACGTCGCGAAAAAGCTGCGGTAA
- a CDS encoding class I SAM-dependent methyltransferase has product MSFYSEFSEQYEEAFPLREEVSGFLRNHFPEQGGAILDLGCGPGHYCDRFQQEGFTITGVDLDEQMIDAARRRYPDVRFECMDINGIETITERFDAIYSIGNVIAHITPEQLRTLLPVIRKLLFPGGYWIFQIVNWDYLLTLERYAFPVKTLEEGNLAFHREYEDISEEQVTFHTFMQSEKKRLFDERLPLYPLRSNDYLKHHASAGFRLVGLYADFKEKEYGKDTDSGAVFVFRVRAS; this is encoded by the coding sequence ATGTCTTTCTACTCGGAATTTTCTGAACAGTATGAAGAAGCCTTTCCCCTGCGGGAAGAGGTCAGCGGTTTTCTACGCAATCATTTCCCGGAACAAGGAGGCGCGATTCTCGACCTCGGCTGCGGCCCCGGCCATTACTGCGACCGGTTCCAGCAAGAAGGATTTACCATAACGGGCGTGGACCTGGACGAACAGATGATCGATGCCGCCCGAAGAAGGTATCCCGATGTTCGCTTCGAATGCATGGATATCAACGGCATCGAAACGATCACGGAAAGATTCGATGCCATCTATTCCATCGGCAATGTCATAGCCCATATCACCCCTGAGCAGCTACGGACACTTCTACCCGTAATCAGAAAACTGCTTTTTCCAGGAGGGTACTGGATCTTTCAGATTGTAAACTGGGATTACCTCCTGACCCTCGAACGGTATGCCTTTCCGGTCAAAACTCTGGAAGAGGGCAACCTCGCGTTTCATCGCGAATATGAAGATATATCCGAAGAACAGGTGACATTTCACACCTTCATGCAATCGGAAAAAAAGCGCCTGTTCGACGAGCGACTTCCGCTCTATCCCCTGCGAAGCAACGACTACCTGAAGCACCACGCATCGGCAGGATTTCGGCTTGTCGGCCTTTACGCTGATTTCAAGGAAAAAGAGTACGGAAAAGATACCGATTCGGGAGCTGTTTTTGTTTTCAGGGTAAGGGCCTCTTGA
- a CDS encoding acyl-CoA thioesterase: MAQTTEPFELEIEVKPEDIDWLGHVNNIVYLRWVQDAAVVHWQRIAPPENQRTLLWVIRRHEIGYKRPAMPGDTVIARTWVEEASRFAFNRHTEILRSPDRTVLAVARTVLCPLDRKTGRPTDVSPEIRALFSSSS, encoded by the coding sequence ATGGCACAAACGACCGAACCGTTCGAACTGGAGATAGAAGTCAAGCCGGAAGACATCGACTGGCTGGGGCATGTGAACAATATCGTGTACCTGCGGTGGGTGCAGGACGCGGCAGTGGTGCACTGGCAAAGGATCGCACCTCCCGAGAATCAGCGGACGCTGCTGTGGGTGATCCGACGGCACGAGATCGGCTACAAGCGGCCGGCGATGCCGGGCGACACGGTGATCGCGCGCACGTGGGTGGAAGAAGCTTCGCGCTTCGCCTTCAACCGCCACACCGAGATCCTCCGCTCCCCCGACCGCACGGTGCTTGCCGTGGCGAGAACCGTCTTGTGCCCGCTCGACAGAAAAACCGGGCGGCCGACGGACGTCAGCCCCGAAATCCGCGCGCTTTTCAGCTCCTCTTCCTGA
- a CDS encoding SAM-dependent methyltransferase: MSIHFSNSFFLHSIDAWEQDRKERFNLDALTRSFHESVPVLDFTDWRITAVERGYSETVLPLNPSSSNQYITHQAALMLLAADYTGGTALASVFHMTPIIGFHVSENDSAAYMWGAKATIHWFSPSCQDLVCKASIEKNKWEMLARRYMEDKKVITTVPIMMYNGDKLVAKADFTYWAQSIRGLRRNAFDIKKINVLYEHKTKTTAKLIVGLRAMEQEKAIDERLFDDPYAFMLAGKHGITLARRFSAYSPQLQDMVSARTLHLDKTVSSFAQKHKAFNVINIGAGYDSRFWRLQFPNATIYDLDLPIMLNERKRIFDYSKKENINNIEIDITEQPLDEALRKAGFDTTLPSFFIWEGGSMYFREKEIDFLWGPIAKMMNNDSRFWFDYVSEDLVKNTTGFASAENFMKNMRKNGRTIHQWLQRHRKSCRKVQSYCR, from the coding sequence ATGAGTATCCACTTCAGTAACTCTTTTTTCCTGCATTCCATCGATGCCTGGGAGCAAGACCGCAAGGAACGGTTCAACCTCGATGCGCTCACGCGCTCCTTTCACGAATCGGTACCCGTCCTCGATTTCACAGACTGGAGAATAACGGCCGTCGAACGCGGCTATAGCGAGACCGTGCTCCCGCTCAACCCAAGTTCATCGAACCAATACATCACTCACCAGGCGGCGCTCATGCTGCTTGCGGCCGATTACACTGGGGGCACGGCCTTAGCATCTGTCTTTCATATGACACCAATAATAGGCTTCCATGTATCCGAGAATGACAGCGCTGCCTACATGTGGGGGGCAAAAGCAACGATTCACTGGTTCTCTCCCAGTTGCCAGGATTTGGTATGCAAAGCATCAATAGAAAAAAACAAGTGGGAGATGCTGGCAAGAAGATACATGGAAGATAAAAAGGTAATCACCACTGTCCCGATCATGATGTACAATGGGGACAAGCTTGTTGCCAAAGCGGATTTCACCTATTGGGCGCAAAGCATCAGGGGATTAAGAAGAAACGCCTTCGACATCAAAAAAATCAATGTTCTCTATGAGCACAAGACCAAGACAACCGCGAAGCTCATTGTCGGGCTACGTGCTATGGAACAGGAAAAAGCAATCGATGAGCGACTTTTCGACGACCCCTATGCTTTCATGCTTGCGGGAAAGCACGGAATCACACTGGCAAGACGTTTCAGCGCTTACTCACCACAACTTCAGGATATGGTATCCGCCCGGACGCTCCATCTCGATAAGACAGTCAGTTCTTTCGCCCAGAAACATAAAGCATTCAATGTCATCAACATCGGCGCAGGATACGACAGCCGGTTCTGGAGACTGCAGTTCCCGAACGCAACGATCTACGATCTCGATCTACCGATCATGCTCAACGAAAGGAAAAGAATATTCGACTATAGCAAGAAAGAAAACATCAACAATATCGAGATCGATATCACCGAACAACCACTGGACGAAGCGCTGCGAAAGGCTGGCTTCGACACTACGCTACCGAGTTTCTTCATCTGGGAAGGGGGCTCAATGTACTTCAGAGAAAAAGAAATCGATTTCCTATGGGGCCCCATTGCAAAAATGATGAATAACGATTCGCGCTTCTGGTTCGACTATGTTTCAGAAGATCTTGTCAAAAATACAACGGGCTTTGCGTCCGCAGAAAATTTCATGAAAAATATGCGCAAAAATGGGAGAACCATTCATCAATGGCTACAACGACACCGGAAAAGTTGCAGAAAAGTACAGTCTTATTGTCGATGA